The Prevotella sp. E9-3 genome has a window encoding:
- a CDS encoding ATP-binding protein, with product MKELSPIKNKVQGIYICIILLCFLCLVTTETKAHPRDRYPEQKPLVVLTNRDFPPYEFLNKDGEPDGFLNELIKAILDKMEIPYILTTKENYQATYWFEKGEADLIIDPVFVPHQQPCYTSRSILDYYRLKVATNINATPIETLGQLKNAEKLVVGEYDHAGIKTLKELRPDSAFETVLPKEAFRMVSSGERYYMLGGDEPLKWSIHQLGLTDSIVLSPLSIIVGEFHFVAHDKELIDLIDDYYARMDQNGELYQLRQKWFHPEEAKNNLPYTVLFSTILLILFVIGLVYINRKLHKKEDHANRETEELHHMMQLALLQSDYDVMEYDLVNDKIINTHGSMLPEGGINFQQLKDHIHPDDREEILKNINLIKKGELKTYEMNMRWRSFYQDNPDEPRWIYITGHLLSEKDSSGQVRYIVSTLKDVTHEHEEEEKARELSNRFQKIFETTLVAMSFYDKDGCLIALNANMRKLSGYDEASEDSFFHTVRLQDAPLFKGDFDPSSSHHLHACQHMYYPDLGIDRYIEVRILPTYENGELLYYVVTARDITAERAMYMELYNQEKELRVSNEKRTKYERELRYLLENSNMWVWNSSLTEKKLHFSRTLQKNEFTLTFEEFINNIFEEQRALAMTTFGNMVGTDENFNITLHFRRSPVNPDPQWIAISGIPMHDEKGQLTGHFGIVRDVTELMETQEKLRQETSRAEDSGKLKSVFLANMTHEIRTPLNAIVGFSDLLQVIDTTEERREFMRIIRNNCDMLIRLINDIIEASNMNQGPLSIEAEDVDFAIAFNDICQTLAQRVQEPGVEFIVDNPYKSFPTHLDKGRLQQVITNFTTNAVKYTHEGHIKVGYRCEENKRSDNGETSTGIYMYCEDTGAGIPKDKQKAVFDRFVKLNDFVQGTGLGLSICKSIADRCGGRIGVTSEGEGHGSTFWIWIPCETSQLVAQDTSNI from the coding sequence ATGAAAGAATTATCACCTATAAAGAACAAGGTACAAGGAATATATATCTGTATCATCTTACTCTGTTTTCTATGTTTGGTAACTACTGAAACGAAAGCACACCCAAGGGACAGATATCCGGAGCAAAAGCCATTGGTGGTTCTGACCAATCGTGATTTCCCTCCTTACGAGTTTCTGAACAAGGATGGTGAACCCGACGGATTCCTGAACGAGCTTATCAAAGCAATACTTGACAAGATGGAGATACCGTACATCCTCACGACAAAAGAGAACTATCAGGCCACATACTGGTTTGAAAAAGGGGAAGCCGACTTGATTATAGACCCAGTATTCGTGCCTCATCAACAGCCTTGCTACACCTCGCGCTCCATATTGGACTATTACCGTTTGAAAGTGGCAACGAATATCAATGCTACTCCTATTGAAACATTAGGTCAACTGAAGAATGCCGAGAAGCTTGTGGTAGGAGAATATGACCATGCGGGTATCAAGACATTGAAAGAACTGAGACCAGACAGTGCATTTGAGACGGTTTTGCCAAAAGAAGCATTCAGGATGGTATCTTCCGGTGAACGATACTATATGTTAGGAGGTGATGAGCCATTGAAATGGAGTATTCATCAGTTGGGACTAACAGACAGTATCGTGCTCAGTCCACTATCCATCATTGTTGGAGAATTTCATTTCGTGGCCCATGACAAAGAACTTATCGACCTCATTGATGACTACTACGCTCGTATGGACCAGAATGGTGAACTGTATCAACTAAGGCAGAAATGGTTTCATCCAGAAGAGGCCAAGAACAATCTGCCCTACACCGTATTGTTCAGCACCATCCTTCTTATACTCTTCGTGATTGGTCTTGTCTATATCAATCGTAAGCTACATAAAAAAGAAGATCATGCCAATAGAGAGACGGAGGAATTGCACCACATGATGCAACTGGCTCTGTTGCAGAGTGACTACGATGTGATGGAATACGACTTGGTAAATGACAAGATTATAAACACACATGGAAGCATGCTACCAGAAGGAGGTATCAACTTCCAACAGCTGAAAGATCATATCCATCCCGACGACAGAGAAGAGATTCTAAAAAACATCAACCTCATCAAGAAAGGAGAGTTAAAGACTTATGAAATGAACATGCGCTGGAGGTCTTTCTATCAGGACAATCCCGACGAACCCCGTTGGATATATATTACCGGCCACTTATTGAGCGAGAAAGACAGTTCTGGACAAGTAAGATACATAGTTAGCACACTGAAAGATGTCACTCACGAGCATGAAGAGGAAGAAAAGGCACGAGAGCTATCGAACCGTTTCCAGAAAATTTTCGAAACGACACTCGTAGCCATGTCGTTCTACGACAAGGATGGATGCCTCATTGCCCTGAACGCCAACATGCGAAAGTTGTCTGGCTATGACGAGGCCAGCGAAGACTCATTCTTCCACACCGTAAGACTTCAAGACGCGCCACTCTTCAAAGGCGACTTCGACCCGTCAAGTTCCCACCACCTGCATGCCTGTCAACACATGTATTATCCCGATCTTGGCATCGACAGATACATTGAGGTTAGAATTCTTCCAACCTACGAAAATGGCGAGCTATTGTATTACGTGGTCACTGCACGCGACATTACTGCCGAACGTGCCATGTATATGGAGCTATACAATCAGGAAAAAGAACTGCGTGTCTCCAATGAGAAGCGAACAAAATATGAACGTGAGCTCAGATATCTGTTGGAAAACAGTAATATGTGGGTATGGAATTCCAGTCTCACTGAAAAGAAACTTCACTTCTCGCGAACGCTGCAGAAGAATGAGTTCACACTGACCTTCGAGGAGTTTATCAATAATATCTTTGAAGAGCAGCGAGCACTGGCAATGACTACTTTCGGAAACATGGTTGGTACTGATGAGAACTTCAATATCACCCTTCATTTCAGAAGATCGCCTGTGAACCCCGACCCTCAATGGATTGCCATCAGCGGTATTCCCATGCACGATGAAAAAGGACAATTAACGGGACATTTCGGAATAGTCCGCGACGTCACCGAACTGATGGAGACGCAGGAGAAATTGCGTCAGGAAACCAGTCGTGCGGAGGATTCCGGAAAGCTGAAGAGTGTGTTCCTTGCCAACATGACTCACGAAATACGTACGCCTCTGAATGCCATCGTAGGTTTTAGTGACCTGCTGCAGGTTATTGACACGACTGAGGAACGTCGCGAATTCATGAGAATCATACGTAACAACTGCGACATGCTCATCCGACTGATTAATGACATTATTGAGGCATCTAACATGAATCAAGGGCCACTGTCTATTGAGGCCGAAGATGTTGACTTTGCCATTGCCTTCAATGACATCTGTCAGACTCTTGCCCAACGCGTGCAAGAGCCAGGCGTAGAGTTCATCGTTGACAATCCCTATAAATCATTCCCCACGCATCTGGACAAAGGCCGCCTGCAACAGGTTATCACCAATTTCACCACCAATGCAGTGAAATATACCCACGAAGGTCATATCAAGGTGGGCTATCGTTGCGAGGAGAACAAGCGGAGCGACAATGGAGAAACCTCCACAGGCATCTACATGTACTGTGAGGACACGGGAGCAGGTATTCCCAAAGACAAGCAAAAAGCAGTCTTTGACCGTTTCGTCAAACTGAATGATTTCGTACAGGGTACTGGTCTTGGGCTCAGTATCTGTAAGAGTATTGCCGACCGCTGTGGCGGACGCATTGGCGTTACTAGTGAAGGTGAAGGTCATGGTTCAACTTTCTGGATTTGGATTCCCTGCGAAACAAGCCAATTAGTTGCCCAAGATACAAGTAATATATGA
- a CDS encoding ATP-binding protein yields the protein MRQSLNAMGIAVLFMLFMPVQIFALPQDDFSTNQENPLREYTKENPLVFEDALDLWPYAFRNDNGEEMGYNLDLVRAIMEKLNIPYVIRLKERSQVLNDLKDGKADLSLGMDAHFHNPYAKFGKVLVHLFTHSVVWPKKEKRTIFKLSDLGHETVIVHEGSYSHHLMESNGWHYNAIPHTDMKHAIIELSESEEGQILWNTASLKSLLHMYHIENLNIAPVEMTDGEYRFMSNDRWLLNKIDSVYNEIDSRNELSSLQNKWFYPETQNTNIPSWIWNILNISVILVILLVFFAVWAIYRERRAIEEGKKRTRRLALIMHTSGLSIWLFDIKARKFTWLDHDGVASQRYPISAMTNRVGEENMRRIVECLDKLENEEAETLQLEVVTFAESNPEGGDRIYVINMSVLRRKHGKPHIIIAVCSDVYEERKRQQEALERLSRYRSVFDTALVDMVYYDKDGYIADMNERAQKTFRMSLQEVVKNKISMQQIMNIKDFDYNSFDYFYSTLFVKPDGTGCTAKAENAMFYELQLVPIHDEQGALQCAYGTGRDVTEVVRTYRTLQKSVAEVKQATQKVTDYAQNINYVMGVGGVRMAFYSPSTHTLTIFKGLEVIQHTLTQSRCMTLAHETSKKTAMRALNSMDELTKNSITADIMTTLRVKGKNLFLQFRFVPTFDAEGNVNGYFGMCRDLSEIKATEVLLQKETVRAQEVEDLKNSFLRNMSYEIRTPLNAVVGFSELFEQDHTPEDELIFIEEIKNNSAHLLELINDILFLSRLDAHMIEMNKQPTDFSLSFANHCEAAWTGYQKEGVKYIVENRYDQLVVDIDDTNIGRVIEQIVRNAVQHTDQGMVLARYDYINGKLFITIEDTGKGMSEELLSQIYERFTSGNHKGTGLGLPICKELTEQMGGTIEINSTEGKGTVVWIAIPATASAINRKNDY from the coding sequence ATGAGGCAATCATTAAATGCAATGGGAATTGCGGTACTGTTCATGTTATTCATGCCTGTACAAATATTTGCCCTACCACAAGACGATTTCTCAACAAATCAAGAAAATCCACTAAGGGAATATACCAAAGAAAATCCACTGGTATTTGAAGACGCATTGGATTTGTGGCCTTATGCTTTCCGCAACGACAACGGCGAGGAGATGGGCTACAACCTTGACTTGGTTAGGGCTATCATGGAAAAGCTGAATATCCCTTACGTAATCAGACTGAAAGAACGCAGTCAGGTGTTGAACGACCTAAAAGATGGCAAAGCAGACCTCAGCCTTGGCATGGATGCGCATTTCCATAATCCTTATGCCAAATTCGGCAAAGTTCTCGTACATTTGTTTACCCATAGCGTAGTATGGCCTAAAAAAGAAAAGCGAACTATATTTAAACTTTCCGACTTAGGTCATGAAACGGTCATCGTACACGAAGGCAGTTACAGTCATCATTTGATGGAAAGCAACGGATGGCACTACAATGCCATTCCGCATACCGACATGAAGCACGCTATCATTGAACTATCGGAATCGGAAGAAGGTCAGATTCTATGGAACACTGCCTCACTGAAGAGTTTGCTTCATATGTACCATATTGAGAATCTCAACATAGCTCCTGTAGAAATGACAGACGGTGAATATCGTTTTATGTCAAACGACAGATGGCTGCTAAACAAAATAGACTCAGTGTACAACGAGATTGACTCAAGAAACGAGTTGTCTTCGTTACAAAACAAATGGTTCTATCCTGAAACTCAGAACACGAACATTCCATCATGGATATGGAACATTCTGAACATCAGCGTCATCCTTGTCATCCTGCTTGTTTTCTTTGCTGTTTGGGCCATTTACAGGGAACGGAGAGCTATTGAAGAAGGGAAAAAGCGTACGAGAAGACTTGCCCTCATCATGCATACCAGCGGACTTAGTATCTGGCTATTTGATATCAAAGCGCGTAAATTCACTTGGCTCGACCACGACGGTGTTGCCAGTCAGCGTTACCCTATCAGTGCAATGACCAACCGTGTAGGTGAAGAAAACATGAGACGCATAGTGGAATGTTTGGATAAGCTTGAAAACGAAGAAGCAGAGACCCTCCAACTTGAAGTCGTCACCTTTGCTGAAAGCAATCCCGAAGGAGGCGACCGTATCTACGTCATCAACATGTCTGTTCTGCGTAGAAAGCACGGAAAACCACACATTATAATTGCTGTTTGTTCAGACGTTTACGAGGAGCGCAAACGCCAGCAAGAAGCATTAGAGCGTTTAAGCCGATACCGTTCTGTATTCGATACAGCATTAGTCGATATGGTATATTACGATAAAGACGGATATATCGCCGACATGAACGAGCGCGCACAGAAAACCTTCAGAATGTCGCTGCAAGAAGTGGTCAAGAACAAAATCAGCATGCAGCAGATTATGAACATTAAGGATTTTGACTATAACTCATTTGACTACTTCTATTCTACCTTATTCGTGAAGCCTGACGGAACAGGGTGTACTGCAAAAGCTGAAAATGCCATGTTCTACGAGCTCCAGTTGGTGCCCATACACGATGAGCAGGGAGCGTTACAATGCGCTTACGGTACGGGTAGGGATGTGACTGAGGTCGTCCGTACTTACCGTACTCTTCAAAAGAGTGTTGCAGAAGTAAAACAGGCCACACAGAAAGTGACCGACTATGCACAAAACATCAACTATGTGATGGGAGTGGGCGGTGTGCGCATGGCATTCTATTCTCCAAGCACCCACACACTGACCATTTTCAAAGGACTGGAAGTGATCCAACACACATTGACCCAATCGCGCTGTATGACACTGGCTCATGAAACGTCAAAAAAAACTGCCATGCGCGCACTGAACAGTATGGATGAGCTCACAAAGAACAGTATTACCGCCGACATCATGACTACACTACGGGTAAAAGGCAAAAATCTGTTCCTTCAGTTCCGCTTTGTGCCCACATTCGATGCAGAAGGAAATGTAAACGGATATTTCGGCATGTGCCGTGATCTAAGCGAGATAAAAGCGACCGAGGTTTTGCTCCAGAAAGAGACTGTACGCGCACAAGAAGTGGAAGACCTGAAGAACTCTTTCCTCCGCAACATGAGCTATGAGATTCGCACGCCACTGAATGCTGTTGTAGGTTTCTCAGAACTTTTCGAACAGGATCACACGCCTGAAGACGAACTCATCTTTATCGAAGAAATCAAAAACAATTCAGCTCACTTACTTGAACTCATCAACGACATTCTGTTTCTGTCAAGACTGGATGCTCACATGATTGAAATGAACAAGCAGCCCACGGATTTCTCACTTTCTTTTGCCAATCACTGTGAGGCAGCATGGACAGGCTATCAAAAAGAGGGAGTAAAATACATCGTTGAAAACCGATACGATCAACTGGTTGTTGACATAGACGATACCAATATAGGTCGTGTCATTGAACAAATAGTCAGAAATGCCGTTCAACACACAGACCAGGGAATGGTATTGGCTCGTTATGACTATATAAACGGCAAGCTTTTTATCACTATTGAGGATACTGGTAAAGGCATGTCTGAGGAGTTACTCTCACAAATATATGAACGTTTTACAAGCGGCAACCATAAAGGTACGGGATTAGGACTGCCCATCTGTAAGGAACTTACCGAACAAATGGGAGGAACTATAGAGATAAATTCGACTGAAGGAAAAGGAACTGTGGTATGGATTGCAATCCCTGCCACAGCAAGTGCCATCAATCGAAAAAATGACTATTAA
- a CDS encoding AraC family transcriptional regulator, whose translation MQKSKYMLANERDMLWGLTVTTIGYEEIQPGDSYPTKGHADGYFFDIEKGRCLNEYQILYISEGEGVFRSASTKETKLHEGDMYLLFPGEWHTYHPSKNTGWKSYWIGFKGKNMDDRVTHGFLSPQKPIYHIGFSDSIVTLYKQAYEAALQEAAYSQQLMAGIVNHLIGMMYSLERNIQLMSRNQAHVDMINRARLRIREALESPLTIQQVAEELGVSYSNFRKLFKEHTGFSPAVYQQDLRLQRAKELLTTTDMSIKEIAYQLNFESPDYFSAKFKIKTGRRPSELRNQ comes from the coding sequence ATTCAAAAAAGTAAATATATGTTGGCTAATGAGCGCGACATGCTCTGGGGCCTAACCGTTACTACCATCGGCTATGAAGAGATTCAGCCTGGTGATTCCTATCCCACCAAAGGCCATGCAGATGGTTACTTCTTCGATATTGAAAAAGGCCGTTGCCTAAACGAGTATCAAATACTCTACATTTCCGAAGGCGAAGGTGTTTTTCGTAGTGCATCGACCAAAGAGACCAAACTCCATGAGGGAGACATGTACCTTCTTTTCCCCGGCGAATGGCATACTTACCATCCATCAAAAAATACGGGATGGAAGAGTTATTGGATTGGATTTAAAGGCAAGAACATGGACGACCGTGTGACGCATGGCTTTCTTTCGCCACAAAAGCCCATCTACCATATTGGATTCTCCGATAGTATTGTTACCCTCTACAAACAAGCTTACGAGGCCGCTTTACAAGAGGCCGCCTATTCTCAACAACTGATGGCGGGAATTGTCAATCATCTGATTGGCATGATGTACTCACTGGAACGCAACATTCAACTAATGTCACGCAACCAGGCACATGTGGACATGATCAACAGAGCCCGCTTGCGCATCCGCGAAGCCTTAGAGAGTCCGCTCACCATCCAACAGGTGGCTGAAGAACTTGGCGTTAGCTATAGTAACTTCCGCAAGCTATTCAAGGAACATACGGGATTCTCTCCTGCTGTCTATCAGCAAGACTTGCGCCTTCAGCGTGCCAAGGAACTGCTCACCACTACTGATATGAGTATTAAGGAAATTGCCTACCAGTTGAATTTTGAATCACCAGACTATTTCTCGGCTAAGTTCAAAATTAAAACCGGGCGACGACCAAGCGAACTAAGGAACCAGTAA